A stretch of Caenorhabditis elegans chromosome IV DNA encodes these proteins:
- the Y38F2AR.3 gene encoding Complex I assembly factor TIMMDC1, mitochondrial (Confirmed by transcript evidence), with amino-acid sequence MTDPSTSSNSVGWWEWLGWKGSPSSIPGRQAPPPHTEPSTVPTTSVVAVMEPKVIEHVEIVPMTGWERLKSIYERENSMEKDVTFRVVRMSFLGGFLVGGATGYAQARHAYETNNVGRKYLSPSDAVKRKIDYAIVRFAKGGFGVGFKCALISGSIVFLATHITAYRDKFASWYFPAISGATACLLHTVGGVFTFPIGLLGSMKAVGLGVTSGLTLSAVVHLYAMAIDKPVNDAYRLFKRDYEKELKSASEWDSRVSELMEREQITWRQQAVKKLKQQDHEKMAIFDD; translated from the exons ATGACAGATCCATCGACAAGCTCAAACAGTGTCGGATGGTGGGAATGGTTGGGATGGAAAGGTTCACCGTCATCAATTCCAGGCCGTCAAGCTCCGCCGCCGCACACGGAGCCATCTACAGTACCCACGACAAGTGTCGTTGCAGTTATGGAGCCAAAAGTGATAGAACACGTGGAAATTGTGCCAATGACCGGATGGGAACGATTGAAATCAATTTATGAACGGGAAAATTCAATGGAAAAAGATGTTACTTTTAGG gtagtTCGGATGTCATTTTTGGGTGGTTTTCTTGTCGGTGGAGCAACAGGATATGCACAAGCACGTCACGCGTACGAAACGAATAATGTCGGCCGCAAATATCTGAGCCCCAGTGATGCGGTAAAGCGGAAAATCGATTACGCGATTGTGCGGTTTGCGAAAGGCGGATTTGGTGTCggattcaaatgtgcacttaTTTCTGGATCTATTGT attcCTGGCGACACACATCACCGCGTATCGTGACAAATTCGCCTCCTGgtattttccggcaatttcagGTGCGACGGCATGCCTGCTTCACACAG TCGGCGGTGTTTTCACGTTTCCTATTGGATTACTTGGATCGATGAAGGCTGTCGGATTGGGTGTCACGTCGGG cctAACACTATCAGCAGTTGTCCATCTCTACGCAATGGCAATCGATAAACCGGTCAACGACGCGTATCGCCTATTCAAACGGGACTATGAAAAAGAGCTGAAATCGGCGTCGGAATGGGATTCCCGGGTGTCAGAGCTGATGGAAAGAGAGCAAATCACGTGGAGACAGCAGGCGGTGAAGAAGCTTAAGCAACAGGATCACGAGAAAATGGCCATTTTTGATgattaa
- the Y38F2AR.3 gene encoding Complex I assembly factor TIMMDC1, mitochondrial (Confirmed by transcript evidence) — MTDPSTSSNSVGWWEWLGWKGSPSSIPGRQAPPPHTEPSTVPTTSVVAVMEPKVIEHVEIVPMTGWERLKSIYERENSMEKDVTFRVVRMSFLGGFLVGGATGYAQARHAYETNNVGRKYLSPSDAVKRKIDYAIVRFAKGGFGVGFKCALISGSIVFLATHITAYRDKFASWYFPAISASVGGVFTFPIGLLGSMKAVGLGVTSGLTLSAVVHLYAMAIDKPVNDAYRLFKRDYEKELKSASEWDSRVSELMEREQITWRQQAVKKLKQQDHEKMAIFDD; from the exons ATGACAGATCCATCGACAAGCTCAAACAGTGTCGGATGGTGGGAATGGTTGGGATGGAAAGGTTCACCGTCATCAATTCCAGGCCGTCAAGCTCCGCCGCCGCACACGGAGCCATCTACAGTACCCACGACAAGTGTCGTTGCAGTTATGGAGCCAAAAGTGATAGAACACGTGGAAATTGTGCCAATGACCGGATGGGAACGATTGAAATCAATTTATGAACGGGAAAATTCAATGGAAAAAGATGTTACTTTTAGG gtagtTCGGATGTCATTTTTGGGTGGTTTTCTTGTCGGTGGAGCAACAGGATATGCACAAGCACGTCACGCGTACGAAACGAATAATGTCGGCCGCAAATATCTGAGCCCCAGTGATGCGGTAAAGCGGAAAATCGATTACGCGATTGTGCGGTTTGCGAAAGGCGGATTTGGTGTCggattcaaatgtgcacttaTTTCTGGATCTATTGT attcCTGGCGACACACATCACCGCGTATCGTGACAAATTCGCCTCCTGgtattttccggcaatttcag CATCAGTCGGCGGTGTTTTCACGTTTCCTATTGGATTACTTGGATCGATGAAGGCTGTCGGATTGGGTGTCACGTCGGG cctAACACTATCAGCAGTTGTCCATCTCTACGCAATGGCAATCGATAAACCGGTCAACGACGCGTATCGCCTATTCAAACGGGACTATGAAAAAGAGCTGAAATCGGCGTCGGAATGGGATTCCCGGGTGTCAGAGCTGATGGAAAGAGAGCAAATCACGTGGAGACAGCAGGCGGTGAAGAAGCTTAAGCAACAGGATCACGAGAAAATGGCCATTTTTGATgattaa
- the Y38F2AR.3 gene encoding Complex I assembly factor TIMMDC1, mitochondrial (Confirmed by transcript evidence) has product MSFLGGFLVGGATGYAQARHAYETNNVGRKYLSPSDAVKRKIDYAIVRFAKGGFGVGFKCALISGSIVFLATHITAYRDKFASWYFPAISGATACLLHTVGGVFTFPIGLLGSMKAVGLGVTSGLTLSAVVHLYAMAIDKPVNDAYRLFKRDYEKELKSASEWDSRVSELMEREQITWRQQAVKKLKQQDHEKMAIFDD; this is encoded by the exons ATGTCATTTTTGGGTGGTTTTCTTGTCGGTGGAGCAACAGGATATGCACAAGCACGTCACGCGTACGAAACGAATAATGTCGGCCGCAAATATCTGAGCCCCAGTGATGCGGTAAAGCGGAAAATCGATTACGCGATTGTGCGGTTTGCGAAAGGCGGATTTGGTGTCggattcaaatgtgcacttaTTTCTGGATCTATTGT attcCTGGCGACACACATCACCGCGTATCGTGACAAATTCGCCTCCTGgtattttccggcaatttcagGTGCGACGGCATGCCTGCTTCACACAG TCGGCGGTGTTTTCACGTTTCCTATTGGATTACTTGGATCGATGAAGGCTGTCGGATTGGGTGTCACGTCGGG cctAACACTATCAGCAGTTGTCCATCTCTACGCAATGGCAATCGATAAACCGGTCAACGACGCGTATCGCCTATTCAAACGGGACTATGAAAAAGAGCTGAAATCGGCGTCGGAATGGGATTCCCGGGTGTCAGAGCTGATGGAAAGAGAGCAAATCACGTGGAGACAGCAGGCGGTGAAGAAGCTTAAGCAACAGGATCACGAGAAAATGGCCATTTTTGATgattaa
- the Y38F2AR.3 gene encoding Complex I assembly factor TIMMDC1, mitochondrial (Confirmed by transcript evidence) codes for MSFLGGFLVGGATGYAQARHAYETNNVGRKYLSPSDAVKRKIDYAIVRFAKGGFGVGFKCALISGSIVFLATHITAYRDKFASWYFPAISASVGGVFTFPIGLLGSMKAVGLGVTSGLTLSAVVHLYAMAIDKPVNDAYRLFKRDYEKELKSASEWDSRVSELMEREQITWRQQAVKKLKQQDHEKMAIFDD; via the exons ATGTCATTTTTGGGTGGTTTTCTTGTCGGTGGAGCAACAGGATATGCACAAGCACGTCACGCGTACGAAACGAATAATGTCGGCCGCAAATATCTGAGCCCCAGTGATGCGGTAAAGCGGAAAATCGATTACGCGATTGTGCGGTTTGCGAAAGGCGGATTTGGTGTCggattcaaatgtgcacttaTTTCTGGATCTATTGT attcCTGGCGACACACATCACCGCGTATCGTGACAAATTCGCCTCCTGgtattttccggcaatttcag CATCAGTCGGCGGTGTTTTCACGTTTCCTATTGGATTACTTGGATCGATGAAGGCTGTCGGATTGGGTGTCACGTCGGG cctAACACTATCAGCAGTTGTCCATCTCTACGCAATGGCAATCGATAAACCGGTCAACGACGCGTATCGCCTATTCAAACGGGACTATGAAAAAGAGCTGAAATCGGCGTCGGAATGGGATTCCCGGGTGTCAGAGCTGATGGAAAGAGAGCAAATCACGTGGAGACAGCAGGCGGTGAAGAAGCTTAAGCAACAGGATCACGAGAAAATGGCCATTTTTGATgattaa
- the sec-61.B gene encoding Protein transport protein Sec61 subunit beta (Confirmed by transcript evidence) — MADSGRSPRPTTGGVRQRKGGAAAAPARARAGGNNGGLWRFYTEDSTGLKIGPVPVLVMSLVFIASVFVLHIWGKFTRSRA, encoded by the exons atggcCGATTCTGGACGCAGCCCACGACCAACCACCGGAGGAGTTCGCCAACGCAAAGGAG gagcAGCCGCCGCACCGGCTCGTGCTCGCGCCGGAGGCAACAACGGAGGGCTCTGGCGCTTCTACACCGAGGATTCGACCGGCTTGAAGATCGGACCAGTTCCAGTGCTCGTCATGTCGCTCGTCTTCATCGCTTCCGTGTTCGTGCTCCACATTTGGGGAAAATTCACGAGAAGCCGCGCTTAA
- the trap-3 gene encoding Translocon-associated protein subunit gamma (Confirmed by transcript evidence): MGKLTKEEELLLSSYSATSSTKGNLFFYLNALIISIAPLYLFYGVHQMEIQDSLVVWGLSAVGTAYLLSLACKNQKCLLKHQIVMKRGSAVEREISGQYAADKKMTVKEKEERALFRKNEVADTESTYLSVFYTNSLYLTIMLVSAFFLLANVAPVFNLLISTIGSAGLVAFLSTAKN, from the exons atgGGCAAGCTCACCAAGGAAGAGGAACTTCTGCTCTCGAGCTACTCGGCGACCAGCTCCACCAAGGGAAACCTCTTCTTCTACCTCAACGCGTTGATCATCTCCATCGCCCCGCTCTACCTCTTCTACGGAGTTCACCAGATGGAG atccaaGACTCGCTTGTCGTGTGGGGACTCTCTGCCGTCGGCACTGCCTACCTCCTGTCCCTGGCCTGCAAAAACCAGAAGTGCCTTCTCAAGCATCA aatcgtGATGAAGCGCGGATCAGCTGTGGAACGCGAGATCAGCGGACAATATGCTGCTGACAAGAAAATGACTGTTAAGGAGAAGGAGGAGCGCGCGCTTTTCCGCAAAAACGAGGTCGCCGACACCGAATCCACCTACTTGTCGGTCTTCTACACAAACTCGCTCTACTTGACCATCATGCTCGTCTCGGCGTTCTTCTTGCTCGCCAACGTGGCTCCAGTCTTCAACTTGCTCATCTCCACCATCGGATCCGCCGGACTCGTCGCCTTCCTCTCCACCGCTAAGAACTAA